A section of the Paenibacillus yonginensis genome encodes:
- a CDS encoding spore germination protein, whose product MTNKSNHIPGRANEFTDLVRETLGQSPDIIYREIILGCKPALIIYIEGLGDPHEMLEAIHQDMPLYLEKQEQAAEELLKLLKERTITLGKIGEVKTLTELEAKILSGNTIVYIDGLDKALYVGTEALKQRGVEEATSQSVVRGPREGFTESLRENTALVRRRIQSRKLQLEERIIGDNTNTQVAIMYMQGLCDNEVLNKLRDRLDQIRLDSVLESNYIEEMIQDQTYSPFPTVYNSERPDVIASELLEGRIAIFVEGTPFVLVVPALFAQFFQSSEDYYQRGDFSSLVRLLRYLCFGIALLTPSFYIAITTFHQEMLPTNLLISLIGQREGVPFPAFVEALIMEITFEILREAGIRLPKSIGQSVSIVGTLVIGQAAVEAGLVSAAMVIVVSITAISNFALPSFNVGISTRVLRFALMGIGASFGLYGMIIALIILGLHLCSLESMGVPYMTSFAPFRWKSQKDVMLRLSQRTKKKYLNLLASYNKNGPEI is encoded by the coding sequence ATGACAAACAAAAGCAATCATATTCCCGGTAGAGCAAATGAGTTCACAGACCTCGTAAGAGAAACTTTAGGGCAGAGCCCGGATATTATTTACCGAGAAATTATATTAGGCTGCAAGCCGGCGCTAATTATTTACATCGAGGGATTGGGTGATCCACATGAGATGCTGGAAGCCATCCATCAGGATATGCCGCTTTATTTAGAGAAACAGGAACAGGCAGCAGAGGAGCTCTTAAAGCTGCTCAAAGAACGCACGATTACCTTGGGAAAGATCGGGGAAGTCAAGACGCTCACGGAGCTGGAAGCCAAAATTCTGAGCGGTAATACGATTGTCTATATTGATGGACTAGATAAAGCCCTTTATGTGGGAACGGAAGCTTTAAAGCAGCGCGGAGTTGAGGAGGCCACATCCCAGTCCGTAGTAAGAGGGCCGAGGGAAGGTTTCACGGAATCGCTTCGGGAGAATACGGCCCTGGTAAGAAGGCGGATCCAAAGTCGAAAGCTCCAGCTTGAAGAACGAATAATCGGAGACAATACGAACACACAGGTTGCCATTATGTACATGCAGGGGCTTTGTGATAATGAAGTCCTTAATAAGCTTAGAGACCGTTTGGATCAGATTCGTTTGGACAGCGTGCTCGAGAGCAATTATATCGAAGAGATGATTCAAGATCAGACTTACAGTCCTTTCCCTACCGTATACAATTCAGAGCGTCCGGATGTCATTGCCTCAGAACTACTCGAAGGCCGCATTGCAATCTTTGTTGAAGGCACGCCCTTTGTGCTTGTTGTGCCGGCCTTGTTCGCCCAATTCTTCCAATCCAGCGAAGATTATTACCAACGCGGAGATTTCTCCAGTCTCGTTCGGCTTCTTCGGTATTTATGCTTTGGGATCGCTCTGTTGACTCCTTCCTTCTATATTGCGATCACAACCTTTCATCAGGAGATGCTGCCTACCAATCTGCTTATCAGTTTGATCGGACAGCGGGAAGGGGTGCCGTTTCCGGCGTTCGTAGAAGCGCTTATTATGGAAATAACCTTTGAGATTTTGCGCGAAGCGGGGATCAGGCTGCCGAAATCGATCGGGCAGTCGGTCTCCATCGTAGGGACGCTGGTTATAGGACAAGCCGCCGTAGAAGCCGGTTTAGTATCAGCAGCTATGGTTATCGTCGTATCGATCACAGCTATTTCCAACTTTGCACTTCCTTCTTTTAACGTTGGCATCTCCACTCGAGTTCTCCGGTTTGCCCTGATGGGCATCGGAGCCTCATTTGGTTTGTACGGCATGATTATTGCCTTGATTATTCTTGGTCTGCACCTTTGCAGCCTGGAATCGATGGGAGTTCCATACATGACGTCCTTTGCTCCTTTCCGCTGGAAAAGCCAAAAAGACGTCATGCTGCGCTTATCTCAGCGGACCAAAAAGAAGTATCTGAATCTGCTTGCTTCTTATAACAAAAACGGACCAGAAATCTAA
- a CDS encoding Ger(x)C family spore germination protein, translating to MLGRLLLMTFLLLTVIFTPGCWSRKELNEIAVVMALGIDKVEGGYALSAQVLNSGETDAKRGGNMGSLPVITYHSVGVTIPEALQRMHSQAPRALYLSHLRVLIFGENVARQGLGNALDFIARNYQFRTDFFLLVAKAGNASEILDVVTPFEYIPASSLYSSIVVSHDRWASTGKVTLQEYITAMKLSGSDPILSGVELSGKPNEGKSTDNVKKITPDTLIKHTGLGVFRGDRLVGWLDEGPSKATNYILNEVDHTGGVIEFPEGIIGFQINQASSDLQVHLNAEGKPEFNVHLKVEADLSTVQFPMNLNQPSKIIQIEKRIEEKYNTLISKAIKKVQVDYGADIFGFGEALHRKYPKKWKEYRGNWDDSFKDVKVSVDTKVAIRRIGSIIQPVTEETK from the coding sequence ATGCTGGGAAGACTGCTGCTCATGACCTTTCTTCTCCTTACTGTCATCTTTACTCCGGGCTGCTGGAGCCGTAAAGAGCTGAATGAAATCGCGGTTGTTATGGCTTTAGGGATTGATAAAGTAGAGGGCGGCTATGCCTTGTCAGCCCAGGTGCTGAATTCGGGCGAAACGGATGCCAAACGGGGCGGCAACATGGGGAGTTTACCCGTAATTACTTATCATTCTGTCGGCGTAACCATCCCGGAAGCGCTTCAGCGAATGCACAGCCAAGCCCCCCGGGCGCTATATTTATCCCACTTAAGAGTCCTCATCTTTGGAGAAAATGTGGCCCGTCAAGGACTGGGAAATGCTCTTGACTTTATAGCAAGGAATTACCAGTTTCGCACGGATTTTTTTCTGCTTGTTGCCAAAGCCGGGAATGCCTCCGAAATCCTCGATGTGGTTACTCCTTTCGAATATATACCAGCGAGTTCACTTTATTCTTCGATTGTGGTTTCCCATGATAGATGGGCTTCGACAGGGAAAGTCACGCTGCAGGAATATATCACCGCAATGAAGCTTAGTGGTTCAGATCCAATCTTATCGGGGGTGGAGCTAAGCGGGAAACCAAACGAAGGGAAAAGCACCGATAACGTAAAAAAGATTACACCGGATACACTGATTAAACACACCGGATTGGGTGTATTTCGAGGGGATCGCCTGGTGGGCTGGTTAGATGAGGGTCCCAGCAAAGCTACGAACTATATTCTTAATGAAGTTGACCACACCGGCGGAGTTATAGAGTTTCCGGAAGGGATTATCGGCTTTCAGATCAACCAAGCTTCCAGCGACTTGCAGGTGCACCTCAATGCAGAAGGCAAACCTGAATTTAATGTTCACTTGAAAGTCGAAGCGGATCTAAGTACGGTTCAGTTCCCGATGAATCTCAATCAGCCTTCCAAGATTATTCAAATTGAGAAACGTATTGAAGAAAAATATAATACTTTGATCAGCAAAGCGATTAAGAAGGTTCAGGTGGATTATGGAGCGGACATCTTTGGTTTTGGAGAAGCCTTACACCGTAAATATCCAAAGAAATGGAAAGAATATAGAGGGAATTGGGATGATTCCTTTAAAGATGTAAAGGTAAGTGTGGACACAAAGGTTGCAATACGGAGGATCGGTTCAATTATACAGCCGGTCACTGAGGAGACGAAATAG
- a CDS encoding GerAB/ArcD/ProY family transporter, whose translation MINQNQIFPRQLFVLTFGLVVGTSILVTPSGLAHTAREDAWIASLVSLSINVLTVLLYIGILRLYPGRTLFQIHEDVLGKILGKLVNLLYLFYFLILTGTLLGNLGFFLSSEMMPETPIEAIQIIFLVAAIVCARKGIIILARVSELMFPWIVLLFLILASSLIPQIHWNHIKPVLEDGWMPVFKAGFHSSMFEETVVLMTFISMVNGKRNQERTFVLGTAGGGLVLSIIVLLSVLVLGIEQTENSTFPAFALAKTINVGNFFQRVEGILITIWILTFFIKISLLFLSMLDGLKAMFGLKERKLFIYPLAILFIVVAWNTYTNTVYVGNIIQKVWAGYAMLHLLAIPLIVCLVGLVRKKMIPTESR comes from the coding sequence ATGATCAATCAGAATCAGATTTTCCCAAGGCAATTATTTGTCCTGACGTTCGGTTTGGTCGTAGGCACCTCAATTCTAGTGACCCCTTCCGGGTTGGCCCATACGGCGAGAGAGGATGCCTGGATCGCTTCGTTAGTCAGTTTATCCATCAATGTTCTAACAGTTTTGCTCTATATAGGGATCCTGCGCTTATATCCGGGCCGAACGCTCTTTCAAATTCACGAGGATGTTCTCGGTAAAATTCTGGGGAAACTCGTTAATCTGCTTTATCTGTTCTACTTCCTCATTCTAACCGGTACCTTGCTTGGCAATCTCGGTTTTTTCCTTTCTAGTGAAATGATGCCCGAGACACCGATTGAAGCGATTCAAATCATCTTTTTGGTGGCAGCTATCGTTTGTGCCCGTAAAGGCATTATTATTTTGGCTAGAGTAAGCGAATTAATGTTTCCTTGGATTGTGCTGCTCTTTCTGATATTGGCAAGCTCCTTAATCCCCCAAATCCATTGGAATCACATTAAACCTGTTCTGGAGGACGGTTGGATGCCCGTCTTTAAAGCCGGATTTCATTCCTCCATGTTCGAGGAAACCGTCGTCTTGATGACTTTTATTTCGATGGTTAACGGAAAAAGGAATCAGGAGCGGACGTTTGTCTTAGGAACAGCAGGGGGAGGGCTAGTGCTCTCTATCATTGTGCTGCTAAGTGTGCTGGTATTGGGGATCGAGCAGACAGAGAACAGTACGTTCCCGGCCTTTGCGCTGGCCAAAACCATTAATGTCGGCAATTTCTTTCAAAGGGTCGAGGGAATCTTGATTACGATCTGGATTCTCACTTTTTTTATCAAAATTTCTTTGCTATTTCTATCAATGCTTGACGGCTTGAAGGCTATGTTTGGACTTAAGGAACGCAAACTTTTTATTTATCCCTTGGCTATTTTGTTTATTGTTGTAGCTTGGAATACATATACGAACACAGTCTATGTGGGAAATATCATTCAAAAAGTTTGGGCCGGATACGCAATGCTTCACCTGCTGGCTATCCCTCTAATCGTTTGTCTGGTCGGATTGGTCAGAAAAAAAATGATCCCTACTGAGTCCCGGTAA
- a CDS encoding nucleotidyltransferase family protein, whose protein sequence is MSRVESRFKQYLLENDDLLRDLRLVKELQLPQSYIAAGYIRNYIWDRLHGFDYRGRHSDIDVIYYDPSDISEDKDTRLELEIKQLTGNPKWSVKNQARMHLRNGEPPYSSTWEAMRRWPETATAVGARMDEEDQLQWICPYGLKDLLELIVRRSPLYLDRDDYLQRIRKKDWKKAWPLLNVIED, encoded by the coding sequence ATGTCCAGGGTGGAGAGTCGATTTAAGCAGTATCTCTTGGAGAACGATGATTTGCTGCGAGACTTACGTTTGGTAAAAGAGCTTCAATTGCCCCAAAGCTATATCGCAGCCGGATACATCAGAAATTACATTTGGGACAGGCTTCATGGATTTGATTATAGAGGACGGCACAGCGATATTGACGTGATTTATTATGACCCGTCCGATATTTCGGAGGACAAAGATACCCGGTTGGAATTGGAAATAAAACAGCTCACCGGTAATCCTAAATGGTCTGTCAAGAATCAGGCCAGGATGCATCTGCGAAATGGGGAACCGCCGTATTCCTCAACTTGGGAGGCTATGAGAAGATGGCCGGAAACCGCAACTGCGGTTGGAGCAAGGATGGATGAGGAAGATCAGCTGCAATGGATTTGCCCTTATGGGTTAAAGGATCTGCTTGAATTAATCGTAAGGCGCAGCCCGCTCTATTTGGATAGGGATGATTATTTGCAGCGGATTCGCAAGAAGGATTGGAAGAAAGCGTGGCCTTTATTGAATGTTATTGAGGATTAA
- a CDS encoding GNAT family N-acetyltransferase yields MKLHFLKVNQAEQIAELAALAAEIWREHYVSIITMEQINYMIDKFQSVPAIMDQIQRQGYEYYVFQQDGVKMGYLSVKPEEGKLFLSKFYVAKEHRGHGYASQAFAFLEQLCEDHKLSHIWLTVNRHNTNSIAVYERKGFRIIREQKADIGSGFVMDDYIMEREIPMSETAKG; encoded by the coding sequence GTGAAACTTCATTTCTTGAAAGTGAATCAGGCGGAACAAATAGCAGAATTGGCGGCATTGGCGGCAGAAATCTGGCGTGAACATTATGTTAGCATTATTACAATGGAACAGATCAATTATATGATCGATAAATTTCAATCTGTTCCTGCTATCATGGATCAAATCCAGAGACAAGGCTACGAGTATTATGTATTCCAGCAGGATGGGGTTAAGATGGGATATCTGTCGGTCAAGCCAGAAGAAGGGAAGCTGTTTCTGAGCAAGTTCTATGTGGCCAAAGAGCACAGGGGACACGGTTATGCAAGCCAAGCCTTTGCTTTCCTGGAGCAGTTGTGCGAAGATCACAAGCTAAGCCATATCTGGCTGACAGTCAATCGCCATAATACAAACAGCATAGCGGTATATGAGCGAAAAGGGTTCCGGATCATCCGGGAGCAAAAGGCCGATATCGGCAGCGGATTTGTAATGGATGATTATATTATGGAGAGAGAAATTCCAATGTCAGAAACGGCAAAGGGGTAA
- a CDS encoding aldo/keto reductase, giving the protein MKYRRLGKTELNVSVVGVGTWQFGGDWGKDYSQKEVDSILDRAQELGINLIDTAECYGPHHLSERFIGDYISRGRREDWIIASKFGHQWHEHWEHAWNVDQIRVQLEESLKALRTDYIDLYQFHSGPDEVFDQDDLWTMLDKQVQAGKIRNLGISIGSNDNLHQTSKAKELNAKAIQVVYNRLDRTPEQRVFPSCQQQDLGVLARVPLASGYLSGKYKPGAVFKDNVRKGHKREEIDEKIKLVEQIRQQEVPEGVGMAEWALAWCLKNPVVSCVIPGCKSPEQVEANARAADLEL; this is encoded by the coding sequence ATGAAATACAGAAGACTAGGCAAAACCGAACTGAACGTTTCCGTCGTGGGTGTAGGCACATGGCAATTTGGCGGTGATTGGGGCAAGGATTATTCCCAGAAAGAAGTGGACAGCATTCTGGACCGGGCCCAAGAGTTGGGCATTAACCTGATCGATACCGCCGAGTGTTACGGACCCCATCATTTATCAGAGCGCTTTATTGGGGATTATATCTCGCGAGGCCGGCGTGAGGACTGGATTATCGCCTCCAAGTTTGGTCATCAATGGCATGAACATTGGGAGCATGCCTGGAACGTGGACCAGATTCGGGTTCAGCTGGAGGAATCTTTAAAAGCCCTTAGAACCGATTACATTGATCTTTATCAATTCCATTCAGGACCGGATGAAGTCTTTGATCAGGATGACCTATGGACGATGCTGGACAAGCAGGTGCAAGCCGGCAAAATCCGAAACCTTGGCATTTCAATCGGAAGCAATGATAACCTGCATCAGACCAGCAAAGCTAAGGAGCTGAACGCGAAAGCAATCCAGGTTGTTTACAACCGATTGGACCGTACGCCTGAACAGCGAGTTTTCCCATCCTGCCAACAGCAGGATCTTGGTGTACTCGCACGGGTACCGCTGGCCAGCGGCTATCTCAGCGGTAAATACAAGCCGGGAGCTGTATTTAAAGACAATGTTAGGAAAGGGCATAAGCGTGAAGAGATCGACGAGAAGATTAAGCTTGTGGAGCAAATCAGGCAGCAGGAAGTGCCTGAAGGCGTAGGCATGGCGGAATGGGCGCTGGCCTGGTGTCTGAAGAATCCGGTCGTAAGCTGCGTAATACCGGGCTGCAAAAGCCCGGAACAGGTCGAGGCTAACGCACGTGCAGCCGATCTGGAGCTGTAG
- a CDS encoding homocysteine synthase, with protein sequence MSEDRKLSFETLAVHAGQEVDPTTFSRAVPLYQTTSYGFRDAEHAANLFALKEFGNIYTRIMNPTTDVFEQRIAALEGGAGALATASGSAAISFSILNIAGAGDEIVSSSSLYGGTYNLFAQTLPKLGIKVHFVDSDNPENFRNAINEKTKAVFAETIGNPQGNVLDIEAVAAIAHEQGLPLIVDNTFPSPYLLRPIEHGADIVVHSATKFIGGHGTSIGGVIVDSGKFDWKASGRFPGLTEPDPSYHGIVYTEAVGPIAYIIKARVQLLRDLGASISPFNSWLLLQGLETLHLRMERHSQNALKVAQYLEAHEAVEWVSYAGLPSHPSYDLAQKYLPKGQGAILTFGIKGGAEAGVKLIGSVKLFSHLANVGDSKSLIIHPASTTHQQLTEEEQRTAGVLPELLRVSIGTESIDDILYDLEQAIAASQR encoded by the coding sequence ATGTCCGAAGACCGCAAGCTGTCCTTTGAAACGTTAGCCGTACACGCTGGCCAGGAGGTTGATCCAACCACGTTCTCACGCGCCGTGCCGCTTTACCAGACCACTTCTTATGGATTCCGCGATGCCGAGCATGCCGCAAACCTGTTTGCCCTGAAAGAGTTTGGAAATATCTATACGAGAATCATGAACCCGACAACCGACGTGTTTGAACAACGGATTGCGGCTTTGGAAGGCGGGGCAGGGGCGCTTGCTACGGCTTCAGGTTCTGCCGCGATTTCCTTCTCCATCCTTAATATTGCCGGAGCCGGAGACGAAATCGTATCTTCTTCCAGCCTATACGGCGGCACCTACAACCTGTTTGCGCAAACGCTTCCTAAACTGGGCATCAAGGTGCATTTTGTTGATTCGGACAATCCCGAGAACTTCCGAAATGCCATAAACGAGAAGACCAAAGCAGTCTTTGCGGAGACGATCGGCAACCCGCAAGGGAACGTGCTGGACATCGAAGCGGTAGCTGCCATCGCTCACGAGCAGGGTCTCCCGCTGATCGTGGACAATACGTTTCCGAGTCCCTATTTGCTGCGCCCGATTGAACATGGAGCCGACATTGTCGTGCACTCGGCCACCAAATTTATCGGCGGACATGGAACCTCGATCGGCGGAGTCATCGTGGACAGCGGTAAATTCGACTGGAAAGCCAGCGGCCGCTTCCCGGGGTTGACCGAACCCGATCCAAGCTATCACGGCATAGTTTATACGGAGGCTGTTGGTCCAATTGCCTATATCATCAAAGCCAGAGTGCAGCTTCTGCGTGATTTGGGCGCTTCGATTTCGCCGTTTAATTCCTGGCTGCTGCTGCAAGGGCTTGAAACGCTGCATCTGCGCATGGAGCGTCACAGCCAGAATGCGCTGAAGGTTGCCCAATATTTGGAGGCCCATGAAGCTGTTGAATGGGTCAGCTATGCCGGTCTGCCAAGCCATCCATCCTATGATCTGGCGCAAAAATATTTGCCTAAAGGCCAGGGGGCGATCCTCACATTTGGGATCAAAGGAGGGGCTGAAGCCGGCGTCAAGCTGATCGGCAGCGTCAAGCTGTTCTCCCATCTGGCTAACGTGGGGGATTCCAAATCGCTGATCATCCATCCGGCCAGCACGACCCACCAGCAGCTTACCGAAGAAGAACAACGTACGGCCGGCGTGTTGCCGGAGCTGCTGCGCGTGTCGATCGGCACCGAATCTATTGATGATATTCTATACGATCTGGAGCAGGCTATCGCAGCGAGTCAGCGGTAA
- a CDS encoding PAS domain S-box protein encodes MHRVNLNQVTFNQQVYDHASFGIGLISPEGMVLTVNPAMEKMFGYTKEEFDSRPIGTFAHPDETDTDIAGLRSLMGDGDEVQIERRYLKKNGEIMWVLLSVKLFSDAAGKPLYYIAQMIDITKQKESERRLQESVERYTSLKKYNHDAVISFGLDGRIINTNKVTEELTGYVNETELIGMELANLIGQENVDKILEKSLYDNSIEHHIDKLFTKSGNAVEVLASIAPIFVSEQNIGFYLICKDISEQKKLLLAKEAAESTNKAKSEFLAMMSHEIRTPMNGVIGMTDILLDTPDLTEEQRNCIEVIRQSGETLLGIINDILDLSKIEAGRTELQEEPFDLRLCIKESFSVISGRAEEKKLALSYTLNHDVPDHIYGDPDRLKQVLINLLGNAVKFTPTGSISVKVEHARTKPDTLVFTVTDTGIGIDPKRLEDIFEPFAQIDSFMNRRHEGTGLGLAISRKLVQMMGGEIYAESDGSRGSSFIFTIGFKPASQLPEGHPTLELLQQNTVHTKILLAEDNPINRLVMSKMLEKLGHEVTVVTNGQEVIEEVSRKAYDIIFMDLHMPVLNGFEATRMLKESLKDKCPRIVAVTANALKGDREKCLEAGMDEYISKPVKRENVIKLLCQFAAV; translated from the coding sequence ATGCATCGCGTGAATTTGAACCAAGTTACCTTCAACCAGCAAGTATATGATCATGCTTCGTTCGGCATTGGCCTTATTTCGCCGGAAGGCATGGTTTTGACCGTAAATCCCGCAATGGAGAAGATGTTTGGATATACCAAAGAAGAGTTTGACAGCAGGCCGATTGGCACCTTTGCTCACCCGGACGAAACAGACACGGACATTGCCGGTTTGAGATCTTTAATGGGCGATGGCGACGAGGTCCAAATTGAAAGAAGATACCTGAAGAAAAACGGAGAAATCATGTGGGTGCTGCTCTCTGTCAAGCTCTTCAGTGATGCAGCGGGGAAACCTCTTTATTACATCGCCCAGATGATTGATATCACTAAGCAGAAAGAATCGGAGCGGCGGCTGCAGGAATCGGTTGAACGCTATACGTCTCTCAAGAAATACAATCATGACGCTGTTATTTCCTTTGGATTGGACGGCCGGATTATCAACACCAATAAAGTGACCGAAGAACTGACCGGCTATGTGAACGAAACCGAATTGATCGGGATGGAGCTCGCCAATTTGATCGGTCAAGAGAATGTAGACAAAATTCTGGAGAAATCTCTTTACGATAACTCTATCGAACATCATATCGACAAGCTGTTTACCAAGTCCGGCAACGCCGTTGAGGTGCTGGCCAGCATAGCGCCGATCTTTGTCAGCGAGCAGAATATAGGGTTTTACCTCATCTGCAAAGACATTTCCGAACAGAAAAAGCTGCTGCTGGCCAAAGAGGCGGCCGAAAGCACAAACAAAGCCAAAAGCGAGTTTCTCGCCATGATGAGCCACGAAATCCGGACACCGATGAACGGAGTCATCGGCATGACGGATATTCTGCTGGATACGCCTGACCTTACAGAAGAACAAAGAAACTGCATCGAAGTCATCCGCCAAAGTGGTGAAACCCTATTAGGCATTATTAATGACATTCTTGATCTGTCCAAGATTGAAGCCGGCCGGACCGAACTTCAAGAGGAACCCTTTGATTTGCGCTTATGTATCAAGGAAAGTTTCTCCGTCATCTCGGGGAGGGCGGAAGAGAAGAAGCTCGCTTTGTCCTATACCTTGAATCATGATGTTCCCGACCACATCTATGGCGATCCTGACCGTCTGAAGCAAGTGCTGATTAACCTATTGGGCAATGCCGTCAAATTTACGCCTACAGGCAGCATATCGGTTAAGGTCGAGCATGCTAGAACGAAGCCGGACACACTGGTCTTCACCGTTACGGATACTGGAATCGGGATTGATCCCAAGCGGCTTGAAGACATCTTTGAGCCTTTTGCTCAAATTGACAGCTTTATGAACCGCAGGCATGAAGGGACCGGTTTGGGACTTGCGATCAGCCGCAAATTAGTGCAGATGATGGGCGGCGAGATTTACGCCGAAAGCGACGGCAGTAGAGGCTCTTCGTTTATTTTCACAATCGGATTCAAACCGGCTTCCCAGCTTCCGGAGGGACACCCTACTCTGGAGCTGCTTCAGCAGAACACGGTTCATACCAAGATCTTGCTGGCCGAAGATAATCCGATTAATCGCCTGGTCATGAGCAAGATGCTCGAGAAGCTGGGGCACGAGGTCACTGTCGTTACCAATGGCCAGGAGGTAATTGAGGAAGTAAGCCGCAAGGCGTATGATATCATCTTTATGGACCTTCACATGCCCGTGCTGAACGGCTTTGAAGCTACGCGCATGCTCAAAGAGAGTCTCAAGGACAAATGTCCCCGTATAGTTGCTGTTACCGCCAACGCTTTAAAGGGGGACCGTGAGAAATGTCTCGAAGCCGGTATGGATGAATATATCAGCAAACCGGTTAAACGGGAGAACGTTATAAAGCTATTGTGCCAGTTTGCTGCTGTTTGA